A region of the Streptomyces durocortorensis genome:
AGCGGGCGGCCCTCGATCTCGGCGCGCCCCAGGGAGTGTTCGGTCGCCAGCGTCGCCCGGGTCCCCGCGAGCCGGGCCGCGATCCGCCCGTACACACAGGCCCGGTACAGGTGCGTGTGGACCAGGTCGTAGCGGCCCTCCCGGATCAGCCGGGTGAGCCGGCCGACCGCCGAGAGATCCCGGTTGCCGCGCATCCCCAGATGGGTCACCCGGATGCCGTCGGACCGCAGCCCGTCCGCGACCGCGCCCGGGTTGGTGAGCGTGACGACGTCGCACTCCACCGGCAGATGACGCAGCAGCAGCCGCAGCTGCTGCTCGGCGCCGCCGACCCCGAGCCCGGTGATGATGTGCAGGGCCCTCACCGTCGGCCGCCCGTCCGCTCGGGCGCGGCGGCCCGGGACCCCGTACCGGGCACCGCCCCGTGCCGCAGCCCGTGCCGCAGGTCCTTCGCCCACAGCCGTACGCCCCGGTCCGCCTGGCTGATGTGGGTACGGGGCAGGGCGAACCGGCTCAGCAGCGGGCCGGGCGCCAGCGCGCACGCGTAGCCGTAACCCGCCGAGCGGGCGGCGGCCGTGACCCGCCGGTCGAGGATGCCGTACGGGTAGCAGAACCCCTCCGGGAGCGTGCCGGTGAGATCCCCGATCAGCGCCCGGCTGTCGCGCGTCTCGCGGCCCAGCTCCTGGTCCGTCAGCGTGGTCAGATCCTGGTGGTAGAGACCGTGCGAGCCGACCTCCATGCCTGCGGCGGCGACCCGCCGGACGTCCTCGTGGGTGAGCAGCGGCTTGCGCGGGCCCAGCGGGTCCCACTCGTTCACCCCGCCCGGCCGGCCCGGCAGGACGAAGACCGTCGCCCGGCAGCCGTGCCTGCGCAGCACCGGCAGCGCCTCGCCGAGGAAATCCGCGTATCCGTCGTCGAAGGTCAGCCCGACCAGCCCGCGCCGCACCGCCGCCTCCGTGCGCAGCAGCTCCGCCACCCCCACCCCGGTCAGTCCTCTGCTGCGCAGCCAGGACAGCTGCTCGTCCAGGCGCCGGGGGGAGACGGTGATGCCGTACGGGTCGTCACTCGGGTCCGTCACCGAGTGGTACGTGAGGATCCACGGCTGACGGCGGGTGTGCGGGCGGAGCCGGGACGAGGGAGCGTCGGCGCAACGCGCCGAGCGGTCAGCGGCCATCAAGAAACCTCCGTCGGATGAGTGCCAGCAGGGAAGCGACGTCGGGCGAGCGCAGGGCGAGCCCGGTCAGGAAGAACACGGAGGGGACGAGGAGGCAGCCGGCGGCCAGGCTCAGCAGCGGATCGGGGACGAGCGGTGCGGCTGCCCAGCCCGCGGCCCCGGCCGCCAGCGCGGCCCCGGCCAGCCGGCCGAGCGAGAACGCGACGGCCCGCGTCCGGATCGGCACCACGCGGGTGCCGAGCCCCATCAGCAGGAGCAGCGCCGTCGTGCTGATCCCGATCGCGTTGGCCGTCGCGATGCCGTCGACGCCGAAGCGGTACGTCAGGGCGTACCCGGCCCCCATGGTGACGATCAGCCCGGTGCCCATGGCGAACGCCGGGAACCAGGTGGGCCGCCCGGACGAGAAGAACGGCCGGCTCAGCGCGCCGACCAGGCAGTGGCCCAGCAGGCCCAGCGCGTACACCCGCATCACCTGGGCGGTGGTTTCGGTGTCGGAGACGTCGAACGCGCCACGCTGGAACAGCACTTCGATGATCTGGGGGGCGTAGCCGAGCACCACGGCCGTGCCGAGCAGCACCACCATCCCGGCCAGCGCGAGATCCCGCTCGACCCGCAGCCGGGCCTTCTCCCGGTTCCCGGCCGCCATGGCCTGCGCGACGACCGGGAAGGTCACCGTGCAGATCATCAGCGACAGCACCATCGGCATCTGCGCGACCTTCTGCGCGTAGTTCAGATGGGAGATCGCCCCGGCGGGCAGGGTGGAGGCCAGGAACCGTTCGACCAGCACCTGGGACTGACGGCTCACCACGAACAGCACCACCGGTGCCAGCACCGCGAAGCCCAGCAGGGGAGCGGTGGGCGCGGCCCGCCGTCTGCGTCGGCGGAACCGTGGCAGGCGAGGTCGGGCCAGGGGCACCAGCTTCAGGAACATGGGAAGTTGGGTCAGGATCATCAGCGCGCTGCCCACCGCGACCCCCGCCGCGGCCGCCCGCACCCCCCACACCGCGTGCAGGGCCAGCGTCATGCCGATGATGCCGATGTTGTACGCGACGTAGACCCCGGCGGGCGGCAGGAAGCTGCGGTGCGCGCGCAGGGCGGCGCTGAAGTAGCCGGTGATCCCGAACGTGAGCACGGTGACCGCGGTCAGCCGGGTGCAGTCGACCGCGAGCCGGGGGTCGGCGAGCCCCGGGGCCAGGACGCCCACGACCCACGGCGCGCCCGCGATGAGCAGGGCCGCGCCGCCGGAGAGCAGGAGGAAGAGCCGGGGGAGCGTGGCCGCCACCAGATCCCGTACGGGGTCGGACTCCCCCCTGCCCTCGTCCGCCGCCCGCCGGGTCAGGGCCAGGCTGAACGCGGGGACGAGCAGGAGCGCCATCCCGTCCTCGATCAGCAGCGTCGCCGCCATCTCGGGCACGGTCCAGGCGATCAGGAACGCGTCGCTGGCGTCGCTCGCGCCGAAGTACCGGGCGATGGCCTGGTCCCGCACCAGGCCGAGGACCGCCCCCAGCACGGTGAGTACCGCCGTCGCCGCCGCCGCACGGGCGAGGAAGGACCCGAGCCGGGGCGCCTCACCGCCCGTCGGCTCCGCCTCCGTGCCGGGCGCGAGGGGCCCTTCGGGGCCGGACCCGGGTGCCGGGAGCAGGGTCGGGGCGGCCGCGCCCGCCGTGCGCGGCTCGGCCTCCGTGCCCGTACCGGACTCGCTCATGCGGCGCTCACCCGGTCCCGGTCCGGCTCGCCCAGCGCCCACCAGGCGGCGAGACCCAGCACCACACCGCTCAGTACGGTGGTGGGCCCGCCGATGTCCGCGTACAGGAAGTTGACGCTCTGCCAGGTCATCAGGGCGACCGCCGCCAGACCGCAGTCCAGCGCCGCGTGTCCGCGCGGCCGGGCCTGTGCCAGTCTGCGTACGGCTCCGACCAGGATCGCCGCCCAGCTGCCGAGGACGGCGGTCAGACCGATGAGGCCCTGTTCGGAGAGGATGAGGAGGTACATGTTGTGCGGTGACAGGAG
Encoded here:
- a CDS encoding polysaccharide deacetylase family protein, which codes for MAADRSARCADAPSSRLRPHTRRQPWILTYHSVTDPSDDPYGITVSPRRLDEQLSWLRSRGLTGVGVAELLRTEAAVRRGLVGLTFDDGYADFLGEALPVLRRHGCRATVFVLPGRPGGVNEWDPLGPRKPLLTHEDVRRVAAAGMEVGSHGLYHQDLTTLTDQELGRETRDSRALIGDLTGTLPEGFCYPYGILDRRVTAAARSAGYGYACALAPGPLLSRFALPRTHISQADRGVRLWAKDLRHGLRHGAVPGTGSRAAAPERTGGRR
- the murJ gene encoding murein biosynthesis integral membrane protein MurJ; the encoded protein is MSESGTGTEAEPRTAGAAAPTLLPAPGSGPEGPLAPGTEAEPTGGEAPRLGSFLARAAAATAVLTVLGAVLGLVRDQAIARYFGASDASDAFLIAWTVPEMAATLLIEDGMALLLVPAFSLALTRRAADEGRGESDPVRDLVAATLPRLFLLLSGGAALLIAGAPWVVGVLAPGLADPRLAVDCTRLTAVTVLTFGITGYFSAALRAHRSFLPPAGVYVAYNIGIIGMTLALHAVWGVRAAAAGVAVGSALMILTQLPMFLKLVPLARPRLPRFRRRRRRAAPTAPLLGFAVLAPVVLFVVSRQSQVLVERFLASTLPAGAISHLNYAQKVAQMPMVLSLMICTVTFPVVAQAMAAGNREKARLRVERDLALAGMVVLLGTAVVLGYAPQIIEVLFQRGAFDVSDTETTAQVMRVYALGLLGHCLVGALSRPFFSSGRPTWFPAFAMGTGLIVTMGAGYALTYRFGVDGIATANAIGISTTALLLLMGLGTRVVPIRTRAVAFSLGRLAGAALAAGAAGWAAAPLVPDPLLSLAAGCLLVPSVFFLTGLALRSPDVASLLALIRRRFLDGR